The Vespula vulgaris chromosome 10, iyVesVulg1.1, whole genome shotgun sequence nucleotide sequence ATTTCTAAAAGCGAGATTCTAACAATCACTACGgattataataatcgttcgCCCGATGTACGCAGTATACTTGTAGATGTAGTCGATCAACACGATCCATCGTTGATATGTAAGTTTccatattaataaaatgtagtGTAGTACAGATTGTAAGagattcatttattataaaaacaaataaaaaattaaacgtattataattacctctttctttcctgttAAGTTAATCGAGATTTACAATTGTCGATCGAAGAAACGTTCAATTTACCACGAAGTATATCATccataagaaataatttcgctAATCGAGCAAGACAATCTCGTCGAATCTGGAGATTCGGAAAATATCTGTGTTGTATTACATCGACAGACGAAGAGGTTgcaatgttttatttcttctacattttaatcgattttctcgTAGTTGcttcttcgtatttttaatcaatttggCTAACAGATAGATACGCTTCAACATTTGAGAGGGGCTCCACCTACATATTCATCGATATATGTTAGCCCAGGAACATTACGTCAAGAATCGGCTATTACACGAACAAATTTACACAATACtagaagatttatttttccagCTACGAATCAATCGTCTTTTGTAGCACCTACTCCTCCACCAAGTTATGCTCAAGTTCAGGGTATTCAACTTAGCCCATATTTTACGGAACAAAATCTTTCTGTTTCACGTAAATATCttattaacataaaatttattaaaatcttattctttcgtaacaaataagaatattttatttaaatcttactgtgataatatgaaattaaaaaatttttatgtaactaaaatatttttcattttcttttcatctattCTTCAGCAAGTGCTAATTCTTGGTCTCCAAGACCCATAACTACTATTTGTACACGATGCTTAGCCCTTGTCATTACTCTAACAGAAGTTCGTCGATCGAGTATCACACATTTAAGTgcatttcttctttgtctttgtgGGTTagtaaatgaaaacaaaaagtgTTATTAACccttcaataattttttagtatttatatattaattcatttattaacgaCAGAGATAGTACTTtagataaaatctttttttttttcatgttacataaatatataaggaTTTATGGAAACAACATGTATAACTTTGCATAATCttaatattcgtttatataaattatttttttcttagaattaattattaatgatttatcgatattGATGTTAACAATAGATGCTGGCCTTGTTGTATGATCCCATATTGGTTGAATTCTTGTAAAAGTACCGATCATTACTGTCCTATTTGTCACACGTATCTTGGAACTTACACACCTTGGTAATTTAAACATATTCCTACAAAAttcttattacaaatattctctacatctttttttattaataagttCGTGCataaacgttaaaaaattataaaaatatatctagaAATAAATTGCATTTAATTATACAATGAAACATAAAGTACACGATGttcgatgatattaaaattattaaataatttgtaaattgtcgcaaaataatattactacagataataattagatagtattattcttaattttttttcatgggTATCATTCAAGTTTGTTTCAAAAACCActctcaaaaaataaattatttttttctaacctcattgataattgatttataattctaaaaaaaaaaaaaaaaaaaagaagaagaaagaaaatatatatttatgaagtaCAGctaatatataactattttctcttttttttcctcaaatagtaacggaaaaaaaagtgataaagTTTAGGGTTTTTATTCCCATATTACCTTTACACGAGGGGATAGAGATTCGAAATTAAACAGAATGAGTTTTTTATGTAAAGAATATTACATAgcaaacaataacaaaaagattGGCACTGAAATCATTTATTCATGCTTATTCTGCTAGACTCTACGATATATACGATGAGATGGACAAATGGCGAAAgtcaatttttaatacgtcacttttgaaacttttaatattacgtatattaaatttttctataacacATTGCAATGTAAGATCAATATTTCGATGTATCGTTTTCgtaagaaacgagagaaaatctAAGAATAccatgtaagaaaaaaataattgcctaaaaactttctatatatttagcATAAAAAGTTAACCTGCAACAAGTGAATGTGTTAACTATCTAAGAAAACTATTGTTTTTAACAATATGAAGAATTCATAATTCTGAAAATGACATTTTTTgcaatattatgtaatattatgtaattaaaaatgactGGCTTATTTGCCTTTTTTATAGtctgttttatattatactgtaATTTTACTTGGTAAGTACctgatttatatatagaattgtatattttcttttcttttttcattctaacaaatttgtaattattcaattattacaGGGTAATTCCAAGATTTTTAGCATGgttagtaaaaagaaaatataaaatacatctaAGGGTTGGTCATATTTCTTTACCGTACTTTATTCTCCGTGATGTTAATGTATCCAAGAATGGCTTTACATTGGTTAGTATCACATATTGTTTATCTGTTCTTTTGATTTAAACattaatatactttatatatatcttgtttaCTTTTAGCAAGTTGAAGAAATAAGTGTTCGTAGCAGTTTATTTAGCAGCGATGTAGCTAAATTGTTAGCAGTAGTTATGCGTGATGttagaattaataaagatGTTCCTATTGAATCTAACCATCATTCGAAAGAAGCAAGtaaattattagattttagagataaaaaagtttcACCAATAATCATAACATTTGTACAggtaacatatattttataaaaatattatcaaaattttgattatttctaaaaaatatatatctattaaatatatttatgtatataatcttttaGTTTATGGCTGTACATATTGAAAATTTGAGTCTTCTTGCACTTGGTAATGGTTGGTTAGCTAATGGCAGTGCAGAAAGTCTCAGTTTAGATGGCAGCGTTGTACATGGAGCTCGTACTTTGCTAGCATCTGCTACAGTTTCTGGAGGAGCAATGAAACTATTAAGACATGCATCTGATGCTTGCTTATCGCAGATCACTTTTGCAGGTACAGCAGAAGCAACTCTTAAAGCTCAAGGAGAAATTTCAGTGGAGGTATAATGTCACATAGCCATTATATATAGCATAGCATTTATAATCggataatacaaaatttattttttccaattaaattatatttaacaaaatattgtttatagaAATTGTATGTTGCTGTGACACAAACAGAAGGTTCTGGAGGACCAGGTCTTATGCAATTtttaagagatagaaaatcatTAACAACTGGGGCTTCATGCTCTAACATAGATAGTAAATCTACTGATAATCTGCTGGCTAGATTAGCACCGATTATACCAAAGGTAAGAATTAATCTTTATACTTGcttcttaataattatatatattaattacatttacaaTTGATATTTCAGGACTTTATGTTGAAGATAGGAAATTCTTCTGTCATTGCAGGACGAGAAGATGGTGGTATTATTGGCTTAGAAGGTATAATGAAAGGATTGCAAGCTATAGCAAAATTTCAACCACATAGCCCTCAATTAAATTTCACTGTGAATTTAGAAGGCTTGTCCATTCGTGGAAAATTTCCTGTTGTTACTTTACAATCATTACTAATAGATGCAAAAGTAAGTTTACAAAATagtaacattaaaaaaatttttaaatttatgtatatatgtatatttaatttttttttataaatatgtatattctttacACATAGATGGAGCaagatattttacaaatatcagTTCAATTGAGTagtcttttaatcttttatgaTTACAAAGATTGGGAATCAATATTGCAAAGTGCACAAAACGAAATACCTAAACCTGTTGATCGCGTGTCCTTAACCAGAAAACTGCCATGGGTTGAAGTTAAGATAAATACTGAATTATATGACTCATCTTTGGTTATAAAGCTTCCAGATGCACCAGAAGCTTCTTGTGGAGTAGCACacatgaaattttctttgaatacaGTTCTAGGTATAAATtgaattcaattaaataattttatcttgtagcatttaatagaattttgaTAATGTAAGTTTTTTTATGAATAGATGAAGTCGAAGATTGCAATACTGAATTGATAATTGAATCTTTATTTTGTGCTTTAAATGGAGCTGTTACAAATAATCTTGAAACATCTCATTGTTGGGGTAGCCCACTTTCAGTTGGCGTATTATTAGCAACAACTCGTACAAATGCTATAGGAATTGCTGTAGATGCTCTTGTAACAGAATGGAGTTTAGATCTCGCCCGGTTTCTTGAGCAAGCTTTCAAGTAATTCTTTAAATTCGTATGTTCGTAATATGATTTTCATTACAAATTTTACGTTTATAATATGGAGATTTTTTGCAGGTGttgtaaaaagtatataaaaccgacaaaagaaaaaattaaaagatcgGAAAATACCACTCAATTAAATCTGAAAGTTACAAATtgcaatgttttttttattgccGAAAATGAGTTATGCATTATGATGCGTCTTGACGCTGCAAGTATGGAGAATAATGTTAAACGACTTGTAGCAGTTGCTGAAGGAGTGAGTGCTATAActcttaataaatatgaacCAGTTGTTTGTCAACATGCACAAGCTTTAACTCATCCATTTTTGGCTATACGAAAATGTAAATGTGCTGTTAGTtcagatattataaatataagtcTTGATGGTACAAGCATAGCATGGAGCCCTAATTTACATTTACGTCTTTTACTATTTTGGATGGAATCTAAGGACTTTAGATCTCTTATATCCAAAGAAACATTAACGAACAGAGATGTAGGCACTCAACGAAAAAAGCgttttatagatttattaGCTACTGGAGGCATCACTGTTTCTATTGATATATCACCAAAGCACTTCTTGGAACTTTCTTCGGATCAACTACGTTGGGTACAGGGTGAATGGAAGCTTAATTATATCCGTGCGACATTAGATATGGCTGACATAATTATGATTGAAGGATTTGAATTAGTCAGAGTGTCTAACAATGAAGAAGTACGCTTAGAAAGACAAAATAATGAAGGATTTTTCTTAGAATGGAATGAAACTTGGGCCCTTAATATTGAATCAGTTAAAGCTTGTTTTCCTTATGAACATCAGTTCACTGAAGCTATACAAAATGAACTGTTTAGTATTAAGAGATGGTTAAAGGACATTCATTCAACAGGATCAATTAAACAAACACATTTGCCATGTGatctaattataaaagtaaatatatatatttattattttatgataaatatactATTAAGCATTTTttggataattataaaaaaaagttatttacaTTTGCATACTTTTAATGTTGCTATGCATTATTTACAGATTAAAGAGTGGATTTTTGAAGTAAGCGATGATCCATTTGAAGTTCGATTACGGGATAATTATGAACTTTTAGAagatgaatataaagaaagtcTGAAACGTCAAGCGATGTTAGACGCCAAAGTACAAGAACTTTGTCGTGCTCACTTACTTCTCCCACAAGATAAAGTAGAAGAATTATATGCTAgtctgaataaaaaaaatgcagaaaTCTATGTACAGAGATGGAAACAAATGCAACGTACAGGACCGGCAAGAACAAGATTATTTGCTTGGTCTATGTTGGATTTAGAAATATTGACTTTATCTGATCCTTCTATAAATGGTACAGAAAATGCAACTAAAGCTATAAGAGAAATGGATCCAGAAACTCCTTGGCCCGAAGATGGCCTGGAGTTCAATACACTTTGGGTCAGAGGCATCAGTTTAAAATGTGCAGAATGGAAATTACAATTGCGAGATTTTCCCCAACCGCTGCTTTTAGTCGAAAGTCTTAGTATTTGGGGTCGATTAGCTGGCGCTGAAGCTGTACCATTACCTAGGGCTAGACGTACGGTACGAATTGAAATCGGACCACCATGGGATGATATTGTTGTAGAAAGAGGAATGACATCGCTAAAGTACTATCATGACCTTAATTGGGACATAGATAAATTCAGATATGCATTTGGTCCATGTTGGGAACCAGTTATAGCACAATGTAATCTTAGCTTTGAAAAGATAATCCATCCATCTCGAGATCCCAGTCCCCCATTGCCATTTTGGGATAAAATGAGATTAGCCCTTCATGGTAGAATAACTTTGTGTGTGAAACAATTAACTGTTTTATTACATGGCTCTTTAGATCCTTATAATACTACTGAAGAAATGGAATTAACATGGACGGGTCTAGAACTTGATTGGACACAAggcaaaattataattaaaggCGATTTTGATGTATACGTTCGCACAGCCAGCAAATACGATGATTGTAGATTACTACATTTACCTAATGTCAGATTAAGCATAAAATTAGCGTGGGTTTGTTTGGGTGATCCAAGAGATCACCATGCTGCAATACCTTGTGCTCCAGATAGATTACCGGAGTATTCTAGCAATCAAGAACACGATTCTTTCCGTGCATTTCGTTCACAAAATCTAAATGTTAGTTTATCTTTAGAAACTAAACCCACTGGATCTCCCACACTGACAAGTGCACCAACAGCCTTGCTTTATGGCAGTACTCTTAGATggtttgaaaatttaaaatttatattatcaggTGCGACAAGACCTACAAGAAAAGGTCCACTATTTAAGAATACTAGACCaaggaaaaaacaattaaGCAGGCACTACAGGAAAGTTAGATTAACATTAGCATTTCATCGTTTTCATGTAAGTTACTGGATGTCCTTTGCTATGCAGAGAGGATTTGAAGTAACTGGTGGAAAAGTAGCATGTAGCTCTGAACATAATCTAGCTCTTCATCCGATCGACGATGGCTTCATACACCGTCCAAGAGCAGAATGGTCtgttatttatatgaattgtGAATTGAACGATGCAGAAATTTGGTTAAAAAGTGCattgcaagaagaagaagaaagtactTCGTTACGACAGCCGGTTGAGAAATGTTATTGTCTTAGTGTTGCTCGAGTTAGCTATGGAAGAGAAGCTATGGTCACAGGAGTAAGCGGCGATAATCCAACTCATCGTTTAGCCGTACATGACTTAAAAGGAGCTTGGACTAAAACAAACAGAGATGTCGCATTTGCTCTTTttgattcatttattaaaacgcagcaacttaaaaaaaatttatcaacagCAGCTCTGAAAGGTTTTCATAGAGAAAGTACTTCTACACCacataaaaatagaatcaGAGCTGTTGAATCACAAAATACACCTACCCAAACAACACCATCAACATCTTCTAAACCACAACAAGGAGAAGCTGCTGGAATGTTGCAAAGATTAATTGCTGAAGCTGCCAACAAACCAGTAGCGTTCAGTGATGATTTATCAGTACAAACGAGAGGTCAACAATTACGCGGACTTGCAGCATGCCACCAGGATGACGTTTTACACAAAAATTGGCTCAGTAAGATAGAACAAGAGACCAGATCTATCAAATAAAACATTCGAGTATTTCATAGTTTGTTCTAtgtcataaattatttttgttacagTTGCATTAGTGAATAGCCAAGTATTATTGAAAGGAATCGAAACGCGCGGATATGTGATTTTATCAGCAGCAAAAGCAGAAATATTACAAAGGGTTCATCGGCCTgtatggaaagagagaacactTGTTTCAAAAACTACCTGGGTTGGTTCTTTAGAATGTATGCAGTATTATGCTACAGTTAGTGCAAATATTGATGATAATATTGATGACAATATTATGTGGTTGACATTGGATAACATACAGGTATATTTCCGTATAATttactattataaattattcctaTTACGAATTAACGTCATTGACAACAAACGATTGCAGGAAAAAGATTCTACAGTGATAGCAGGTTTACCAGACGTACCAGCTCTTGTAGGATCAGGTCAAAGTGTAGGTGGTGTAGTTAGTCAGACCGTAGGTGGTGCTGGTGGACCACAACATCAATTACAACGTATTGTATCAAGATGTAAATGCGAGTTTTTTTATGTTGGCTATGGTCAAGCTTTAGATGTTGGATCTGTAGACAATATTCCACCACCACCAAGAGAAGAAGTCAGTTtatgggaaagaaaagaactatcAGCTGCAGATGCGTTTACATTAATGCATCATGATTTAGATGTATGCACGAACTCCTTACAATATGCAATGATTTTggatattgtaaataatttgttattgtaTGTAGAGCCTCGCAGAAAAGAAGCTTCCGAACGATTACAAAGAATGAGATTTCAATTACAATTACATTCTGTTGAAGACCAAAAACGACCTATACAACAATTGCAAAATACTGTGCGTGGATTAGTTGCAAAATTGAGAAGATTAGAACGCGAGACATATCTAGTACAGAAAGCGCTTGCCGATGAATCAAATTCTGATTTATTGGCTGAAATGGAACGATTAGAAGCTCGAGTTTTTGAATGTAAAGAACAACTTAGTGCAAAAGCTGAAGAGCTTGATGTGATGTTAAGTTGTTATAAAGAAACTACCGCACCACCGAGTGCTTCAACGACGTTAAAAGATAAGCCAGCAGCAGTTGCAAGAGTTGCAGAAATTTGTTTCAAACATGCTCAATGGAGGCTCACTGATGCGGACGGTCAATTAGGTATAGCAGACTTAATTCTGACTAATTTCTTGTATACAAAAACAAGTAAAACAGACGATTCGGTGGAACATCTTTTGGAATTAGGATATGTCAGAATGACAAATTTATTACCCAATCAAATCTACACAGAAGTCTTGACTCCGACCGAATTACAAAGTAACATGCCTGTCGATAGGCAAAGAGCTTTAAGAGTGTTTTGTAGAGAGAAAGCACCTGTTGCTGGTATTTCAGTAAAGGAACACTTCGAAATCAATGTAGTTCCTTTAACAATAGGTAAGAAACGAACGATGagataaaataacattttatatcattcgTTATTATTCGTTACTATATTTTTAGGATTAACTAAAAAATTCTTCAATACGATGCTGAAATTCTGCTTCCCGGAAAGAGATCCGGAAGGAATCGAGGAACCACCGGCACCGCAACGAGATTCATCGTTTTATGTACCTATTGAAAGAAGAGATGatgtagaaaaaatgaaggagagagctgataaaaataagttgtttatatacattaaaatacCAGAAGTACCTGTTCGAGTATCCTACAAGGTAACTTTAATActacttttatatatcgattgaaATTGACATTACTATTCTATGATATAAATTGGTCAATTTTTTGTAGGgcaataaagagaaaaatttagaGGACGTTCGAGATTTTGCGCTAGTGATACCGACATTAGAATATCATAATGTTACTTGGACATGGCTTGATCTTTTATTAGCCATGAAAAGCGATTCTCGTCGTGTAATATTGAGCCAAGccattaaacaaaaattgcaAATCAAACCAAGGGGTCCACAAGAAGAATCTGCTCCTCAAGAGGAAGACAAGGCACGGCTTCTTTTAGGAGCTCGTCATCTTCCTGGTGAtgcaaggaaaagaaatgtttttaagTTTAAATGAGtataattttcgaattttgttataagaattatttaaaagtattttagtatataatttattattagaatatttaaacgaaCTCGCAGAAATTGTATCATGTAAATCATACTGCTTTgtgcattaaaaaataattgcatatAAACGTATGATAAATATCGCATAgctttttatatctatatgtttAGAAATTGCAAATCTCATTTTAAAGTAGATTTTCAataagtattaaataaaatatgctaTGCTTCTtcaatcgaatattttattctaatgtaaaattaataacactaataatgtattaaaatgTTATCCGAACATTGatttgtacaatatatattagacTTTCTAtatattgctaataaaaacatactatatttttttcactgtAAACAATTAGGAAAATGTTAAATGTCGAAAATAATGTTTCATGTAATCATATTCAGTACGTTTATGTAAACGCTTGTACAAAAGAACAAACTTATAATGAATAACTCTGCTACAATATTTTTGCAGTATTTGCTAACAAATACgcgattaatatatatcattttatatgaattGGTTCTGTGATATTCATGCATGGCTATTGATTTATTCCATGTATTTGCactattaaatgataataaaatatatgtacataaattcctatattaattatactttatcacatcctatatatatatatatataaatatttaatgtatcataaaaatagcataaaataaaaaaatagttaaaagcattatataaatgaagacaaagaaaaatattttttgtattacaaCTAAATTTGTTTAACACTGCAAGTCTAATAATAtactttcaatataaatatttacaaatggtCACTAATTATAGAGTTATCAATGGTGcttctgcatttttttttgcatgtcTCCATGCATTCAAATCTGCCAGAATTCTTCTTCCATATGCTGTATGTAATTCTCTAAATGTGATTCTTGTACGAGGTACATTTTCTGTTCTACCAGGTGCAGATCTAACGCTCTGAGAACGGTGATGAGATTCTGGCTTGTTAAAAGGATTGTGTCTTTGTCTTGGTGGTGCTTTAGGAGACTGAGGTGGTGGAGTTAATGtttcaacttcttcttctgcagCATCTAATTGACGTTGTAATTCTGCTACCATCAATCTCATATAATCATAACTGGCACATGCCAAACCTTTCATCCACTGTTCCATTGATTcctataagtaataaaattttaataaataattataatttgaataacttataataaatatatattatcttgttATTCCTATAATAATTTACTTGTGACTCTGCTGCAAGTGCATAGCTTCTATTGTTTGGACCATGGAATACAATTTTAAATCCGAACTGTTCTTCGTCTTCTGTCAATTCGATAGTACATCCTTCAAGAACGATCATACCTACAGGTTCTTTATCACCGCgtcgatcaaaataaaataatatgttcCCTTTAAGAACGAACCATCTTCGTTGATACCCACGATTAACTTCACCGCGTTTATTCAACCAGCCTTCTCTATCTACTGGTGTTGCGGATGTTGCAAATGctaccatatttttttcgttgattTTCATCCTGTACGAACTTTTTGAATGAACTATTACAGATGAAATTACAATGATATTATATCGAGACACGTtacttattagaaaatataagtcAACGACTCAACATTAAGAAGAGAATGACCAAGGTTGATCGAATACACCGAtccatttaaataatattatttttacaatgtcCAATAAAatcatcattaaaaaattctaattctatatttaacatattttattttatatattttatttcacataAAACAGCAATTATAAGGAATAGACTTATCACTTGTGTTCAAATATAAGCTGACAACAATTGACAGCAAGTATCGATATGAGGTTAAGTTACGTCACATTTCCTTTTTCAGCTGACGCATGagtcaaatgaaatattaaaaaaaaaaaaaaaaagatgttaacattatattattttatttttagatagtAATAATTGGGGAGCCTTGAACTTAGTTAAATGAGagattatgatatatttttataaaaagataacaaaattatttttacgaatatgaaaataatttagttaAAAAATGACTAggttgttttataaaaattttatgatgGCTGCCGATATTAAATGGCATTCAGTGATACTTATTAACGTCAAAAagtcttgaaaaaaatttagaaataaatatttttctttttacttgaaataaattgtatagtTAATTAGTAAATATGGGGAAGgggtttaataattatatgtgtaagaaattttttcatccAGCTTCGAGAGATAATCTAAAACGAGtgcgtataattttttaacctttctttttcaagagcATTACCTTGCATTTATGgttatattaatcaaaatgAATCTTATAGGTATGGATGGCAGAACAACAAGCTGaagcttataaaaaaaagcaagaagaatTACGTGTTCAATATGAGAAAGAGCAAGATCTTCATAATAACAAGTAAatcattatatcatattattatagatgAGGTGTGATTATTAGAATGATACGaatttatgatttaatttaattattttacagagCACTTTTAAGTAAAGAGAGCAAGGATAAATTAAGTGTTAATTTTATGTATGAGCCTCCTCCaggagcaaaaaaagaaagagaaaaa carries:
- the LOC127066994 gene encoding sesquipedalian-1-like, with the translated sequence MKINEKNMVAFATSATPVDREGWLNKRGEVNRGYQRRWFVLKGNILFYFDRRGDKEPVGMIVLEGCTIELTEDEEQFGFKIVFHGPNNRSYALAAESQESMEQWMKGLACASYDYMRLMVAELQRQLDAAEEEVETLTPPPQSPKAPPRQRHNPFNKPESHHRSQSVRSAPGRTENVPRTRITFRELHTAYGRRILADLNAWRHAKKNAEAPLITL